A single Candidatus Eisenbacteria bacterium DNA region contains:
- the ribD gene encoding bifunctional diaminohydroxyphosphoribosylaminopyrimidine deaminase/5-amino-6-(5-phosphoribosylamino)uracil reductase RibD, which translates to MTHEKFMRVALQLAEKGRGKVSPNPMVGAVVVKGGKIVGRGFHRAFGKAHAEVNAIDDAGASAKGSTLYVTLEPCTNYGHTPPCVDTIISSGIRTVVIGSKDPNPLVNGRGTKMLKRSGISVVTGVLPGECVKLNEGYFSYVKTGRPLIILKIASTLDGKIALQDGSSRWITGIWARSLVHRLRSKVDGIVVGVNTVIRDDPLLTSRGGRNPGRIVLDSTLRIPESARLLKSIDMAPLLIATTGKAPSAKVKRLTSLGATVMKLDEDSCGRINLPSLLRELPGKGILSLMVESGREVITSFLKQGIGDRLCLFLSPKVVGGENSLSWVGDIGVTALADSIFLRKAQIRTVGKDFMIEGTFK; encoded by the coding sequence ATGACACACGAGAAGTTCATGCGAGTTGCTCTTCAGCTTGCAGAGAAGGGAAGGGGGAAGGTGAGCCCCAACCCCATGGTGGGAGCTGTGGTCGTGAAGGGCGGAAAGATTGTGGGGCGGGGATTCCACAGAGCTTTCGGCAAAGCCCATGCGGAGGTGAACGCAATCGATGATGCCGGCGCGTCCGCAAAGGGCAGCACGCTTTACGTCACTCTGGAGCCATGCACAAACTACGGGCATACGCCTCCATGTGTTGACACGATCATTTCCTCGGGGATAAGGACGGTTGTCATCGGTTCAAAGGACCCGAATCCGCTGGTGAACGGCCGCGGAACAAAGATGCTCAAGCGCTCAGGGATAAGTGTTGTCACCGGCGTCCTGCCCGGCGAATGTGTGAAGCTCAATGAGGGCTACTTCAGCTATGTGAAAACCGGGAGGCCCTTAATTATCCTCAAGATTGCGTCAACTCTTGACGGCAAGATCGCTCTTCAAGATGGAAGCTCAAGGTGGATAACCGGCATCTGGGCACGGTCGCTTGTGCACAGACTGAGAAGCAAGGTGGACGGCATAGTTGTTGGCGTGAACACTGTGATAAGAGATGACCCGCTCCTGACATCAAGGGGCGGCAGGAATCCGGGGAGAATTGTCCTGGACTCGACTCTCAGGATTCCGGAATCTGCACGACTTCTCAAATCCATTGACATGGCGCCTCTTCTTATCGCTACAACAGGGAAGGCACCATCCGCAAAGGTCAAACGCCTTACTTCTCTCGGAGCCACTGTGATGAAGCTTGATGAAGATTCTTGCGGAAGGATCAATCTTCCATCTCTCCTGAGGGAGCTGCCGGGGAAAGGCATCTTAAGTCTCATGGTTGAGAGCGGCCGGGAAGTCATTACCTCTTTCCTCAAGCAGGGCATTGGAGACCGGCTCTGCCTCTTTCTTTCGCCCAAAGTGGTCGGCGGCGAGAATAGTCTCTCGTGGGTTGGCGATATCGGCGTCACAGCATTAGCGGATTCGATCTTCTTGAGGAAGGCCCAAATCAGGACAGTGGGCAAGGACTTCATGATTGAAGGGACCTTCAAGTAG
- a CDS encoding riboflavin synthase, translated as MFSGIVEEIGKVKEISRGKREISVLAEKVTQGMLIGDSISVNGVCLTVTACERGLFACGLLEETRKRTNVGILKQSSPVNLERALEFGKRVGGHFVTGHVDGIGEILEVKRGSGGTAVAIGIPSDLVHLASQLGSICVDGVSLTIFGIEGNRVKLSLTPFTLSGTIAGSYLPGGTVNIEVDILARYVDRIVKAGEKGITLDFLRKSGYIKKEGSL; from the coding sequence ATGTTTTCTGGAATAGTTGAAGAAATAGGCAAAGTGAAAGAGATTTCAAGGGGAAAGAGAGAAATCTCCGTACTCGCAGAGAAAGTCACTCAAGGCATGTTGATAGGGGACAGCATCTCAGTAAACGGCGTCTGTCTGACTGTGACCGCGTGCGAGCGTGGTCTCTTTGCATGCGGACTTCTCGAAGAGACTCGCAAAAGGACAAACGTCGGGATATTGAAGCAGAGCTCACCTGTGAACCTGGAAAGGGCGCTGGAGTTCGGAAAGAGAGTTGGAGGCCACTTCGTCACAGGCCACGTCGACGGGATCGGAGAGATTCTCGAGGTGAAAAGGGGAAGCGGGGGGACTGCAGTCGCGATCGGGATACCTTCCGACCTGGTCCATTTGGCTTCTCAATTGGGCTCGATCTGCGTTGACGGTGTAAGTCTCACCATATTCGGAATTGAAGGGAACAGGGTGAAGCTTTCCCTTACGCCTTTTACGCTTTCGGGGACGATTGCCGGCAGTTATCTCCCCGGAGGAACGGTCAACATAGAAGTGGACATCCTGGCGAGATACGTTGATCGTATCGTCAAGGCAGGTGAAAAAGGAATCACGTTGGACTTTCTCAGGAAGTCTGGCTATATCAAGAAAGAGGGGAGTCTGTGA